In Haladaptatus cibarius D43, the sequence GCCCTCGTGGGACGAGTTTTCACAGATTTCGAAGATTGCTGGCGCGGGTATCCTCCTCGTCGGACTGCTCGGCTTCACCATCTTCGTCGTGATGAGCTTCCTCCCGGCCTAACCCGAATACCATGTCAATTTACGCAGTAAAGACCACGGCAAGTCAGGAACGCACCGTCGCGGATATG encodes:
- a CDS encoding protein translocase SEC61 complex subunit gamma, with the protein product MDVKLDVASYVRVLKLASTPSWDEFSQISKIAGAGILLVGLLGFTIFVVMSFLPA